Proteins from a single region of Runella sp. SP2:
- a CDS encoding cellulase family glycosylhydrolase yields the protein MKQVTLFAIALLLTVSTLKAQPRWTAQQANDWYKKQGWIRGCNFQPSTAINQLEMFQAESFDRQTLDKELGWAEGLGFNAMRVYLHHIAWTTDAPGFKKRLDEYLAISSKHGIKTIFVFFDDCWNDEYHPGKQPAPKTGVHNSGWVRDPGTMIHNHPDSLSMLEKYVKDVMTTFKNDNRILLWDLYNEPGNNQYFAKSLPLLKSVFAWAKEVNPSQPISAGVWSWGEKFKELNKFQEENSDVITYHHYGYVDKHKELVDKLRQYGRPLICTEYMARRNGSLFQTIMPMLKQENIGAINWGFVAGKTNTIYAWGTPMPDGKEPELWFHDIYRTDGTAFSQDEIKTIKSLTGKK from the coding sequence ATGAAACAAGTAACACTTTTTGCGATTGCGTTGCTCCTCACGGTATCTACCCTCAAAGCGCAACCTCGCTGGACGGCCCAACAGGCAAACGACTGGTACAAAAAACAGGGTTGGATTAGAGGTTGTAACTTTCAACCAAGTACGGCCATCAACCAATTGGAAATGTTTCAGGCGGAATCTTTTGACCGTCAAACGCTTGACAAAGAATTGGGCTGGGCTGAAGGGCTTGGCTTCAATGCCATGCGGGTGTATTTGCACCATATTGCTTGGACGACCGATGCGCCAGGTTTTAAAAAACGCCTCGATGAGTACCTCGCCATTTCGAGCAAGCACGGAATCAAAACCATTTTTGTGTTTTTTGACGACTGCTGGAACGACGAATACCACCCAGGCAAGCAGCCTGCCCCTAAAACTGGCGTTCACAACAGCGGTTGGGTACGCGACCCAGGCACGATGATTCACAATCACCCCGATAGCTTGAGCATGTTGGAAAAATACGTGAAAGACGTGATGACTACTTTCAAAAACGACAACCGCATTTTGTTGTGGGATTTGTACAACGAACCTGGCAATAACCAATACTTTGCAAAAAGCCTGCCTTTGTTGAAGTCGGTCTTTGCTTGGGCCAAAGAAGTGAATCCTTCACAGCCAATCAGCGCAGGTGTGTGGAGCTGGGGTGAGAAATTCAAAGAATTGAACAAGTTCCAAGAAGAAAACTCAGACGTGATTACCTACCACCACTACGGCTACGTGGACAAGCACAAAGAATTGGTTGATAAACTTCGTCAGTATGGCCGCCCGTTGATTTGTACGGAATACATGGCACGCCGCAACGGTAGCTTATTCCAAACCATCATGCCGATGTTGAAGCAAGAAAACATTGGAGCCATCAACTGGGGCTTTGTGGCGGGAAAAACCAATACCATTTACGCTTGGGGAACACCTATGCCCGATGGGAAAGAGCCTGAATTGTGGTTCCACGACATTTATCGCACCGACGGAACGGCTTTCAGCCAAGATGAAATCAAAACAATTAAATCCTTGACAGGAAAAAAATAA
- a CDS encoding RagB/SusD family nutrient uptake outer membrane protein, which translates to MRQSFNYSLIIGGLLMLTSCEKALEVSPRSEFSPDNVLTSESGIKALLFSAYAHQQTQSNSRYVINDSEVCTDMGFNTGGAENGQLIQLINFTWDPTLGTLAADMWDPNYRVVRDANGVIENVGNVTAAESTKKLFKAEARVLRAQAYALLMTFFGTVPLRTSTTQPADLARATEEELKAFVEKEITESIPDLPDPGKEETYGRFSKGVAYSILAKFYLNTKQWQKAADAAKAVMDFNYYALNPDFVGMFRVENEGAANREMILALQCRPEDPFGNWYQAGALPPGYKSSPQFPNFTYKTTMSNFATQYRLRTAFTSSFAANDKRLQLICTSYVNTSNQTIDLSTGDNARSFKYWDNNTVGNNSGTDVPILRYADILLTRAEALNELNGPTAEAFTLINLVRTRAGIPNLTQTDTPTKDAFRTAIFRERGWEFVSEGKRREDLVRQGTFISLAQARGITNAKPERVLFPIPQAEIDANKLCVQSPGY; encoded by the coding sequence ATGAGACAATCATTCAACTATAGCTTAATCATCGGAGGGCTTCTGATGTTGACGTCGTGCGAAAAAGCGCTGGAAGTATCGCCGAGGTCTGAGTTTTCGCCCGACAACGTACTCACGTCGGAAAGCGGCATCAAAGCGTTGCTTTTTTCGGCGTACGCACACCAGCAAACTCAATCCAACTCGCGCTACGTGATCAACGATTCGGAAGTTTGTACTGATATGGGATTTAACACGGGTGGCGCTGAAAATGGACAACTTATTCAACTAATCAATTTTACGTGGGATCCAACGCTCGGAACGTTGGCAGCCGATATGTGGGACCCTAACTACCGCGTGGTACGCGATGCCAACGGTGTCATCGAAAACGTAGGAAATGTGACAGCGGCGGAGTCAACAAAAAAACTCTTTAAAGCCGAAGCAAGGGTCTTGCGGGCACAAGCGTATGCGCTTTTGATGACTTTTTTTGGAACGGTCCCCTTGCGGACTTCCACCACACAACCCGCCGATTTGGCACGGGCAACGGAAGAAGAGCTAAAGGCGTTTGTTGAAAAAGAAATCACTGAATCAATTCCCGATTTACCAGATCCAGGCAAAGAAGAAACTTATGGACGGTTTAGTAAGGGCGTTGCGTATAGTATTTTGGCGAAGTTTTATCTCAACACCAAGCAATGGCAAAAAGCGGCCGATGCCGCCAAAGCCGTAATGGATTTTAATTACTACGCCCTCAATCCAGATTTTGTGGGGATGTTTAGAGTCGAAAATGAAGGTGCGGCCAACCGTGAAATGATTTTGGCACTTCAATGCCGCCCCGAAGATCCTTTTGGCAATTGGTACCAAGCAGGAGCACTGCCGCCAGGCTACAAGAGCAGCCCTCAGTTTCCGAATTTTACCTACAAAACCACTATGTCGAATTTTGCGACGCAGTACCGCTTGCGGACGGCATTTACCAGTTCGTTTGCCGCCAACGACAAGCGTTTACAGTTGATTTGTACGAGTTATGTCAATACCAGCAACCAAACCATTGATTTGTCAACGGGAGATAATGCGCGTAGTTTTAAGTATTGGGATAACAACACCGTCGGAAACAATAGCGGAACGGACGTTCCAATACTGCGTTACGCCGATATTCTACTTACCAGAGCAGAGGCCCTGAACGAGCTCAATGGCCCCACTGCGGAGGCATTTACATTAATTAATCTCGTTCGTACACGAGCAGGGATTCCCAATTTGACCCAAACGGACACTCCTACAAAAGATGCTTTCCGTACGGCCATTTTTAGAGAAAGAGGTTGGGAGTTTGTCTCAGAAGGTAAACGCCGCGAAGACCTTGTTCGCCAAGGGACGTTTATTTCATTAGCTCAAGCGCGTGGCATCACCAATGCCAAGCCCGAACGCGTACTGTTTCCGATTCCGCAAGCGGAAATTGATGCCAACAAGCTTTGTGTTCAAAGTCCTGGTTATTAG